In Drosophila innubila isolate TH190305 chromosome 2R unlocalized genomic scaffold, UK_Dinn_1.0 1_C_2R, whole genome shotgun sequence, the following are encoded in one genomic region:
- the LOC117785989 gene encoding uncharacterized protein LOC117785989, translated as MSAHHRPLDESDVLLIRTIRSTPSLYDHRHGDFRLSQRKEEDWAKVAEALNISSPDARRRWTCLRDRYSRELKQMRLHPASEFGRNDFFRQMDFLREFVRKRRERNRRDDTPTSWLKTEVRPSKLLKARSEPEALIEQDLDESQVYDECDHTYDTDTKLEVQTTQSESYSVLVEADDGDGDGDGEADVDGHDSYEEYMADSECVDQKVLPTLQPSPALVTVHSAAPTATANVSTAEGSASDAGHSQADIDYVVCMPNVRVEREHLPSIKPEASPGFEATTTATAAATGVTNETEDDFFCKSVAAYLRQLSRRHKIKAKVEMYQILEKYILLEESATTSGSGHNG; from the coding sequence atgagcGCCCACCACAGGCCCCTAGACGAGTCAGATGTTTTGTTAATACGTACGATACGTTCAACGCCATCGCTATATGACCACAGACATGGTGACTTTCGCCTTTCGCAGAGAAAAGAAGAGGATTGGGCCAAAGTGGCGGAGGCCCTAAATATTTCATCGCCAGATGCACGACGCAGATGGACGTGTTTGAGAGATCGGTACTCGCGtgaattaaaacaaatgcGTCTGCATCCAGCGTCCGAATTTGGACGAAATGATTTCTTTCGTCAAATGGATTTTTTGCGGGAGTTTGTGCGAAAACGTCGCGAGCGAAACCGTCGTGACGATACACCAACAAGTTGGTTAAAAACAGAGGTACGGCCGTCAAAGCTGTTGAAAGCCCGCTCCGAGCCAGAAGCACTGATAGAACAGGATTTGGACGAGTCGCAGGTGTACGATGAGTGTGATCACACCTACGATACTGATACCAAGTTGGAAGTGCAAACAACGCAGTCGGAAAGTTATTCAGTGCTCGTTGAAGCCGATGACGGAGACGGGGATGGTGATGGTGAAGCTGATGTGGACGGACACGATTCATATGAGGAATACATGGCCGATTCCGAATGTGTCGATCAGAAAGTCTTGCCCACGCTACAACCATCGCCAGCTCTGGTCACAGTTCATTCTGCGGCgccaacagcgacagcgaacGTATCAACAGCGGAAGGATCGGCGTCAGATGCTGGCCACTCTCAAGCAGATATCGATTATGTGGTCTGCATGCCGAACGTACGCGTTGAGCGGGAGCATTTGCCGTCAATAAAGCCAGAAGCATCACCAGGCTTTgaggcgacaacaacagccacagccgCAGCCACCGGCGTGACCAACGAGACTGAAGATGACTTCTTCTGCAAATCTGTGGCGGCATATTTGCGACAGTTGTCGCGGCGTcacaaaatcaaagcaaaagttGAAATGTATCAAATACTGGAGAAGTATATATTACTGGAGGAGTCAGCGACGACGTCGGGATCGGGTCACAATGGTTAA
- the LOC117785992 gene encoding U6 snRNA-associated Sm-like protein LSm1, giving the protein MDDLNPLAGTAHLLEEVDKKLMVLLRDGRTLIGYLRSVDQFANLVLQRTIERIHVGNEYGDIPRGVFIIRGENVVLLGEIDREKEQKLPLKEISVDEILDAQRREQEQRQEKHRLVSKALKERGLAVNADIINEDFC; this is encoded by the exons ATGGACGATCTCAATCCCTTGGCTGGAACAGCGCATCTGCTGGAGGAAGTGGATA aGAAGCTAATGGTTCTGCTTCGCGATGGTCGAACATTAATTGGCTACTTGCGGTCCGTGGATCAGTTTGCCAATTTGGTTTTGCAGCGAACCATTGAGCGAATACACGTTGGCAACGAGTATGGAGATATTCCGCGAGGTGTGTTCATAATACGAGGGGAGAACGTGGTGTTGCTGGGCGAGATt GATCGTGAAAAGGAACAGAAACTGCCGTTGAAAGAAATCTCTGTTGATGAAATTTTAGACGCACAGCGTCGTGAACAAGAACAAAGACAGGAAAAGCATCGTCTGGTGTCCAAAGCGCTCAAGGAACGCGGCTTGGCGGTCAATGCGGATATCATTAACGAGGACTTCTGCTAA
- the LOC117785985 gene encoding general transcription and DNA repair factor IIH helicase subunit XPD produces the protein MKLSVDGLLVYFPYEYIYPEQYAYMLELKRSLDAKGHCLLEMPSGTGKTATLLSLIVAYMIEYPETVRKLIYCSRTVPEIEKVIAELQNLMVYYERHAPVPPGLTGLVLSSRKNMCIHPEVSKEREGKAVDGKCYGLTASYIRERHEMDADIPICQYFEGFTLEGKESTLPVGVYSIDDLKEYGRSRNWCPYFLARYAIAHAQIVVYSYHYLLDPKIAQVVSKEMTRESCVVFDEAHNIDNVCIDSMSVKINRRIVERSTNALNQLTKLVQDMRDEDTNRLNEEYQRMVQGLKDASVQRDTDMILANPVLPSDVLTEVVPGNIRNADHFLSFLRRFIEYIKTRLRVHHVVQESPAGFLKDVSSKICIERKPLRFCAERLSSLLRTLEISDMTEYGALTLITHFATLVSTYTKGFTIIIEPFDDKTPTVSNPIMHFSCLDSSIAMAPVFSRFQTVVITSGTLSPMDMYPKILDFDPVVMSSFTMTLARPCLLPMIVSKGNDQVSISSKFETREDTAVIRNYGQLLVEVAKTVPDGIVCFFTSYLYLESVVASWYDQGIVDTLLRYKLLFIETQDNAETSYALMNYVKACDCGRGAVLLAVARGKVSEGVDFDHHYGRAVLMFGIPYVYTQSRILKARLDYLRDQFQIRENDFLTFDAMRHAAQCVGRALRGKTDYGIMIFADKRFSRQDKRSRLPKWIQEHLVDSFCNLSTEEAVQLARRWLRRMAQPFSREDQLGISLLTLAQLEGMEQEKLERQAQGKQGVGGEVQEL, from the exons ATGAA GCTCAGCGTAGACGGTCTGCTCGTCTATTTCCCCTATGAATACATTTATCCCGAGCAATATGCGTACATGCTGGAGCTCAAGAGAAGCCTGGACGCCAAAGGACATTGTCTGCTGGAAATGCCTTCAGGAACGGGGAAAACGGCGACATTGCTTTCACTGATTGTTGCCTATATGATCGAGTATCCGGAGACAGTTCGCAAACTGATTTACTGCTCACGTACGGTCCCAGAGATTGAGAAAGTAATTGCTGAATTGCAGAATCTAATGGTCTACTATGAACGCCATGCGCCAGTTCCGCCGGGTTTGACTGGCCTGGTGCTCAGTTCTCGTAAGAATATGTGCATACATCCGGAGGTGAGTAAGGAGCGTGAGGGTAAGGCTGTGGATGGTAAATGCTATGGACTCACTGCCAGCTACATCCGAGAACGTCATGAAATGGATGCAGACATTCCCATTT GTCAGTATTTTGAAGGATTTACACTGGAGGGCAAAGAATCAACGCTGCCTGTGGGCGTTTACAGCATCGATGATCTTAAGGAATACGGACGATCTAGAAACTGGTGTCCATATTTTCTAGCACGCTACGCC ATTGCACATGCCCAAATTGTGGTCTACAGTTACCACTATCTGCTGGATCCGAAAATAGCACAGGTCGTATCCAAGGAGATGACTCGCGAATCCTGTGTAGTATTTGATGAAGCTCACAATATTGATAACGTCTGCATCGACTCGATGAGTGTGAAGATCAACAGACGCATCGTAGAGAGAAGCACAAATGCCCTAAATCAGCTCACAAAATTGGTCCAAGA CATGCGTGATGAGGACACAAATCGACTGAATGAGGAATACCAGCGGATGGTGCAGGGACTCAAGGATGCCAGTGTGCAGCGCGACACAGACATGATACTTGCTAATCCCGTGCTGCCAAGCGATGTCCTTACCGAGGTGGTGCCTGGCAACATTCGAAATGCGGATCATTTTCTCAGCTTTTTGCGCCGCTTTATAGAGTACATAAAGACGCGACTGCGTGTCCATCACGTGGTCCAAGAGTCACCAGCTGGTTTCCTCAAAGATGTATCCTCCAAGATATGCATAGAGCGTAAACCTCTCCGCTTTTGTGCTGAGCGTTTGTCCAGTCTGTTGCGCACTCTAGAAATCAGCGACATGACTGAATATGGTGCTCTCACCCTG ATAACACATTTTGCGACACTGGTTTCAACATACACCAAGGGTTTCACCATTATAATAGAACCCTTTGATGACAAAACGCCGACTGTATCGAATCCTATTATGCACTTCAGTTGCTTGGATTCATCTATTGCCATGGCGCCAGTTTTCTCGCGCTTTCAAACAGTTGTGATCACCTCCGGTACACTATCGCCCATGGACATGTATCCTAAGATTCTGGACTTTGATCCAGTCGTTATGAGCAGCTTTACAATGACACTGGCGCGTCCCTGCCTGCTTCCAATG ATTGTCTCTAAAGGCAATGACCAAGTGTCCATTTCATCAAAGTTCGAGACTCGCGAGGATACTGCTGTCATTCGTAACTATGGACAGCTGCTGGTGGAGGTGGCCAAGACAGTTCCCGATGGCATCGTGTGCTTCTTTACTTCGTACTTGTATTTGGAGTCAGTTGTGGCATCCTGGTATGATCAGGGAATTGTGGACACTCTGCTGCGCTATAAACTGCTGTTCATCGAGACTCAGGACAATGCCGAAACGAGTTATGCGCTCATGAACTATGTTAAG GCTTGTGATTGCGGTCGTGGCGCTGTTTTGTTGGCTGTGGCTCGTGGCAAGGTCTCCGAGGGTGTGGATTTCGATCATCATTATGGTCGCGCGGTGCTCATGTTCGGCATACCCTATGTTTACACGCAGTCGCGCATTCTCAAGGCGCGTCTCGACTACCTGCGCGATCAATTTCAGATACGAGAGAACGACTTTCTGACCTTTGATGCGATGCGGCATGCAGCACAGTGCGTGGGTCGAGCACTGCGCGGTAAAACGGACTATGGCATTATGATCTTTGCAGACAAGCGTTTTTCGCGACAGGACAAACGATCACGTCTGCCCAAATGGATACAGGAGCATCTAGTGGACAGCTTCTGCAATTTGAGCACTGAGGAGGCTGTGCAACTGGCTCGTCGCTGGCTAAGGCGCATGGCTCAGCCTTTTTCACGCGAAGATCAGCTGGGCATATCGCTGCTGACGTTGGCTCAACTGGAGGGTATGGAGCAGGAGAAACTGGAACGACAGGCGCAGGGCAAGCAAGGTGTGGGTGGTGAGGTCCAGGAGCTGTAA
- the LOC117783885 gene encoding uncharacterized protein LOC117783885 — translation MAHRIKLRCDDFDVIGAVPRDLSVIKNFLKRDCAVKRLIDIEEDFLRQCQERGGDPMKPVQDAKRKSDVQPPPDPCASTTPAGDKGMDICDPCRRLKTSVVLEELTRPAITNPVYKLSPPPYFDEETVLDSSQPIKFRFRRKANSCDYEKKSNLPCTPTENTNVMVLTNCADVMVWPSQKVAQMNRVPVTLLSGPGDLTEYMLEEETIM, via the exons ATGGCTCATCGAATTAAGCTCCGCTGCGACGACTTCGACGTCATTGGCGCCGTTCCACGTGACCTGTCCGTTATCAAGAATTTCCTGAAACGGGATTGTGCCGTGAAGCGACTTATTGACATTGAGGAAGATTTTCTGAGGCAATGCCAAGAGCGGGGCGGAGATCCGATGAAGCCTGTCCAGGATGCGAAGAGGAAAAGTGATGTGCAACCACCGCCGGATCCCTGTGCCAGCACCACGCCAGCGGGGGACAAGGGAATGGACATCTGTGATCCTTGTCGTCGTTTGAAGACTTCTGTGGTGTTAGAAGAA CTCACAAGACCAGCTATCACCAATCCAGTCTACAAACTTAGCCCACCGCCGTACTTCGATGAGGAGACAGTCTTGGATAGCTCGCAGCCCATAAAGTTTCGATTTCGCAGAAAGGCCAATAGTTGTGACTATGagaagaaatcaaatttgccGTGCACGCCTACGGAAAATACTAACGTGATGGTTTTAACAAACTGCGCCGATGTCATGGTCTGGCCCAGTCAAAAGGTGGCCCAAATGAACCGTGTGCCAGTTACGCTTTTATCTGGTCCTGGAGATCTCACTGAATACATGCTGGAGGAGGAGACAATCATGTAG